CGCGCCCACGGCCGGAGCCCGCCCGTCGCCCGGTGACGCGGCAGATTCGCAGCCGGGCACGACGGTTCTTCCGCCGGGCGGCGGAACGGCGGGCGAAGATGCGGACGGGTTGCCGGCGAACGGGGCGCGGTTCACCTCGTCCGGCGACACGGGCGGGGCCGGGACGCCGAAACGGTCGCCCGAGGCCGAAGCGGCGGCGCGCGAACTGGCGCGGGCGCGTGCGGACTACGAGGCGGCGCTGCGGCGCTACGCGGAGCTGGCCGACCCGTCCTCGGGCGCGGACCCGGTGACGCGGCTGGACGCGCTGAACGGGCTGGTCGCCACCACGCGGACCGCCCTCGACCGGGCCCCCGGCGACCCGGTCACCAACGGATACCACCTGGCCGCCGTGGAGGAGCGCGACGCGCTGATCCGCCAGATGCGGCAGAACGAATCGACCTGGTTCTGAACACTCACGGAGACACGAAGATGAAGCACACGAGGATTGCGGCGCTGCTGGGCGCGCTTACGGTGCTGTGCGCCCCCGCGCTGGCGGCGCAGGGCCCCGGCGCCCAGGGACCCGGCCGCGGGTGGATGGGCATCGCCTTCAGCACCACCAGCGAGAACGGGCGCCCGGCGCGCACGGTGGTGGAGGAGGTCTTCCCCGGCTCGGCGGCCGAGAAGGCGGGGGTGCAGGCGGGCGACACGGTGGTCGCGATCAACGGCCGCGACGCCAGCGAGGAGGCGGTGACGCAGCTGCGCACGAACCTGCGGCCGGGCGAGACGGTGCGCCTGCGGGTGCGCCACGGCGGCCGCGACGCCGAGCGCGTGGTGGTGGCGGGCGCCCGTCCGGGCCCGGACCGCATCATCGCCGACCGGGTGATCCGCATCGGGCGCGACTCCATGCGGCAGCCCATGATCTTCCGGCTGGACTCGCTGGGCTCGCTGTCCATCGGCCCGGAGATGGAGCGGATGATGGGCGACAGCGTGCGTGTGCTGCTGCGCCGCCTGCCGCGTGACGGCCGCGTGCTGAGCGACAGCATCCGCCGCCACGTGGACAGCCTCGTCTTCCGCATGGACAGCCTTCGGACCCGCGTGCGAATCCTCAGCGACGGCCGCCTGCGCGCCTTCCGGATGGACACCACCGTGACGCGGGCCATGCGCGACGCCGAAGGACGCCGGCGCGAGATCGTGATCCGCACCGACCGGCTGCGGGGCGACGCGGAGCGCGTGCGGGTGGACGCCGAGCGGCTGCGCGGCCAGGCCGAGCGCTTCCGCGTGGAGGCGGGGAGGACGCCCTTCTTCATGGAGCTGGGCCGCCGTGCGGTGGCCGGCGCCGAGTTCACGGAGATGAACGCGGGCCTGGGCCGCTACTTCGGGACCAGCCAGGGCCTGCTGGTGGTGCAGGTCTCGCCCTCCACGCCCGCGGCGCGCGCCGGCCTCCAGGCGGGCGACGTGGTGACGAGCGTGGACGGGCAGGCGGTGCGCTCCGTCTCCGAGTTCCGCGCCCGGATGGCTCGCGGGAGCCAGGGCCGCGCGAAGGTGGTGGTGATGCGCGACCGCCGCCGCCGCGAGCTGAGCATGCAGTGGGACTCGCCCGAGGTCCGCACTTTCCAGCGCGTGCCCGCGCCTGCCCGGCCGCGTCAGCCCGCCCCGCCCGCGCCTCCGCGCAACTGACGCGGACGCTTCGAACGCTGAACGAGAGAGCCCGTCCGGAGCAATCCGGGCGGGCTCTCGGCTTTGCGGTCATCACTCGGCGACGTTGCCATCCATCGCAATGAACATAAGATTACGGCCGGCGATCTCTCCGCCCGGCATCTCCGCCCTTGCCGGTGTCGGGTCTTGCCAGGACA
This genomic window from Longimicrobiaceae bacterium contains:
- a CDS encoding PDZ domain-containing protein, whose protein sequence is MKHTRIAALLGALTVLCAPALAAQGPGAQGPGRGWMGIAFSTTSENGRPARTVVEEVFPGSAAEKAGVQAGDTVVAINGRDASEEAVTQLRTNLRPGETVRLRVRHGGRDAERVVVAGARPGPDRIIADRVIRIGRDSMRQPMIFRLDSLGSLSIGPEMERMMGDSVRVLLRRLPRDGRVLSDSIRRHVDSLVFRMDSLRTRVRILSDGRLRAFRMDTTVTRAMRDAEGRRREIVIRTDRLRGDAERVRVDAERLRGQAERFRVEAGRTPFFMELGRRAVAGAEFTEMNAGLGRYFGTSQGLLVVQVSPSTPAARAGLQAGDVVTSVDGQAVRSVSEFRARMARGSQGRAKVVVMRDRRRRELSMQWDSPEVRTFQRVPAPARPRQPAPPAPPRN